The following are encoded in a window of Rubellicoccus peritrichatus genomic DNA:
- a CDS encoding M15 family metallopeptidase: protein MADREKKFLLHPHAAEAWRKMKATAKSQGIELWLVSAFRSIERQNRIIEKKKKKGIPDRDIFRVSAPAGFSEHHSGRAIDISTEGYTALEKEFENSEAFQWLNNNASVFGFILSYPRGNEYGIAYEPWHWLYKR from the coding sequence GTGGCTGACAGAGAAAAGAAATTCCTTTTGCATCCTCATGCGGCGGAAGCTTGGCGAAAGATGAAAGCCACAGCAAAATCCCAAGGAATTGAACTTTGGCTGGTATCTGCATTTCGCAGTATCGAGCGACAGAATAGAATAATCGAAAAAAAGAAAAAGAAAGGAATCCCGGATAGGGACATTTTTAGGGTCAGTGCTCCAGCAGGATTCAGTGAACACCATTCGGGAAGAGCCATTGATATTAGTACTGAAGGATACACTGCACTTGAAAAAGAATTTGAGAATTCTGAAGCATTTCAGTGGTTGAACAATAATGCGTCTGTTTTCGGATTCATATTAAGCTACCCACGAGGTAACGAATATGGCATTGCTTATGAACCGTGGCACTGGTTATACAAAAGGTAA
- a CDS encoding DUF2200 domain-containing protein — MKTTKDHDERIANMTFASVYPHYAAKVEKKGRTLEELHQVIEWLTGFKVKDVQRLIKNKATFEQFFAEAAVNPNASLITGSICGYRIEEIETPLTRQVRYLDKLVDELAKGRKMDKILRSP; from the coding sequence ATGAAGACCACCAAAGATCACGATGAGAGAATTGCGAACATGACGTTTGCCTCTGTTTATCCGCACTATGCCGCGAAGGTTGAGAAGAAGGGGCGAACCTTAGAGGAACTACATCAAGTCATTGAGTGGTTGACTGGTTTCAAAGTGAAGGATGTGCAGCGCCTGATTAAAAATAAAGCTACGTTTGAACAATTTTTCGCTGAAGCCGCGGTCAACCCCAATGCGAGCCTGATTACCGGTTCAATCTGTGGTTATCGAATCGAAGAAATTGAGACACCGTTGACCAGGCAGGTCAGATACTTGGACAAGTTGGTGGACGAGTTGGCAAAAGGGCGCAAGATGGATAAGATCCTGCGTTCTCCCTAG
- a CDS encoding cupin domain-containing protein: protein MKIVNTNELEETSWISPKKKFAGMGKQVSGALGRNPNSTDLNERHPFDVEILRVEPGMIPYPYHSHSAQWEFYHVISGSGMLRYEEGERDIKEGDAFLFKPGEPHQLINNGNSDLIIYVIADNPIGESCYYPDSNKWLVRSPQGQLIRSDSIDYYDGEE, encoded by the coding sequence ATGAAAATAGTAAACACCAACGAATTGGAAGAAACTTCCTGGATATCTCCTAAAAAGAAATTTGCAGGAATGGGAAAACAAGTTTCTGGAGCCTTGGGGCGAAATCCAAACTCTACAGACTTGAATGAAAGACACCCATTTGATGTGGAGATCTTAAGAGTCGAACCCGGGATGATTCCATATCCTTATCATTCTCATAGCGCGCAGTGGGAATTTTATCATGTGATTTCTGGAAGTGGAATGCTTCGCTATGAAGAGGGGGAAAGAGACATCAAAGAAGGAGATGCATTTCTTTTCAAACCAGGTGAACCACATCAATTAATTAACAATGGAAATAGTGATTTGATAATTTATGTAATAGCTGATAATCCGATTGGTGAATCCTGCTATTATCCCGACAGCAATAAATGGCTGGTGAGGTCACCACAAGGTCAATTGATACGCTCTGATTCTATAGATTATTATGATGGAGAAGAATAA
- a CDS encoding DNA alkylation repair protein: protein MGDIKHLKSQIVRDLEEAGRKSLYVADANESDPRYKAYGVRAPALREILKKHRPAIRQLELGRQIKLATQMVESGFGEQQSVGLFILEPHSDYYIPERFGELDRLVGCLHGWSKVDGFTGSLLRDVLFNHPKKFPLLVEKWNQDSDLWLRRASVVLFARKVAKSGLFNDFALTMCDSLKHAPEDLVRKGVGWALKDLMRSDKKRVLDYVFKLRQQNISGTITSYAIRDLKGQERADFLARK, encoded by the coding sequence ATGGGCGATATCAAACACTTGAAAAGTCAGATCGTTCGGGATTTGGAGGAGGCAGGTAGAAAAAGCCTGTATGTCGCGGATGCCAATGAATCAGACCCGCGTTACAAAGCTTACGGTGTTCGTGCACCTGCGCTTAGAGAGATTTTGAAGAAGCATCGCCCGGCCATTCGGCAGCTTGAGCTTGGCAGGCAAATCAAATTAGCCACTCAAATGGTGGAGTCCGGTTTTGGCGAGCAGCAAAGCGTTGGTCTCTTTATTCTCGAGCCCCACTCCGATTACTATATCCCGGAGCGTTTCGGTGAATTGGACCGGCTTGTCGGATGCCTTCACGGCTGGAGCAAAGTAGATGGATTCACGGGCTCTTTACTACGAGATGTTTTGTTTAATCATCCCAAGAAATTTCCATTACTTGTAGAAAAATGGAATCAAGATTCGGATCTATGGCTTAGGCGGGCCAGCGTCGTCCTTTTTGCACGTAAAGTCGCTAAATCTGGGCTATTTAATGATTTTGCGCTTACGATGTGCGACAGCTTGAAACATGCACCCGAAGACCTCGTTCGGAAAGGTGTTGGTTGGGCACTCAAGGACTTGATGCGCTCGGACAAAAAACGAGTTCTGGATTACGTATTCAAACTGCGCCAGCAGAACATTTCCGGAACTATTACATCCTATGCAATCAGAGATCTCAAAGGACAAGAGCGGGCCGACTTTCTAGCTAGAAAATAG
- a CDS encoding phosphoribosylanthranilate isomerase, translating into MRTKVKICCIKSIEEAHAAIEFGASALGLVSTMPSGPGIVDEAVIAQIARSVPPPIATFLLTSAVDSEEIVAQQRRCGTNTLQLCDHLPPSTYPTIRNALPGIKLVQVVHVEDMESVDYAVSAAEHVDALLLDSGRLSAPIKELGGTGRTHDWGLSRKIRDAIKIPLFLAGGLTEENVAEAIRLVEPFGIDLCSSVRTADSLDFEKLGAFFAAIPNAPNKAAHTNPLPESRFK; encoded by the coding sequence ATGCGCACCAAGGTAAAGATCTGCTGTATCAAGTCGATTGAAGAAGCCCATGCGGCAATCGAGTTTGGGGCATCTGCACTCGGGCTGGTATCGACGATGCCCAGCGGTCCTGGTATTGTGGATGAGGCGGTGATCGCCCAAATAGCGAGGTCGGTTCCACCTCCGATAGCAACGTTTTTGTTAACGTCGGCAGTCGACTCCGAGGAGATTGTTGCGCAACAGCGTCGCTGCGGAACAAACACCCTACAGCTGTGTGACCACCTGCCGCCTTCCACCTATCCAACTATTCGGAATGCACTGCCCGGTATAAAACTGGTTCAGGTCGTTCACGTCGAGGATATGGAATCGGTAGATTACGCGGTTTCTGCTGCAGAACATGTAGACGCACTTCTGTTGGACTCCGGAAGGCTTTCAGCTCCGATCAAGGAGCTTGGAGGGACTGGGCGCACCCACGATTGGGGGTTAAGCCGGAAGATTCGCGATGCTATAAAGATTCCTCTTTTTCTAGCTGGCGGGCTAACTGAAGAGAACGTGGCAGAGGCAATTAGATTAGTAGAGCCGTTTGGCATCGATTTGTGCAGCAGCGTGCGGACAGCTGACAGCCTTGACTTTGAAAAGCTCGGAGCATTCTTCGCTGCAATACCAAACGCGCCGAACAAGGCGGCGCACACCAACCCGCTACCTGAGTCGAGATTTAAATGA
- a CDS encoding GNAT family N-acetyltransferase, producing MQEIEYREMSLNDYDEVIELMKITPGVTVREADSRDATKRYFERNPGLSFVAKVNEEIVGCVMCGHDGRRGYLQHLIVKAEERRKGIGNGLVSRCLDALQSLGIYKTHIHVLESNDLANDYWPSNGWERRNEIYIYSYNRSENANA from the coding sequence ATGCAAGAAATTGAATATAGAGAAATGAGCCTTAATGACTATGACGAGGTCATAGAATTGATGAAAATTACTCCTGGAGTTACGGTTAGAGAAGCTGACTCTCGTGATGCAACAAAACGGTATTTTGAACGTAATCCAGGTTTGAGTTTTGTTGCAAAAGTAAATGAAGAAATTGTTGGTTGCGTTATGTGCGGTCATGATGGACGTCGTGGATACCTGCAGCATTTGATTGTGAAAGCAGAAGAAAGAAGAAAAGGAATTGGAAATGGCTTAGTTTCTAGGTGTTTAGACGCATTGCAGTCTTTGGGAATTTACAAAACCCACATCCATGTATTAGAAAGTAATGATCTAGCTAATGATTATTGGCCATCGAATGGTTGGGAAAGAAGGAATGAGATTTATATTTACTCATATAATCGCTCCGAAAATGCGAATGCATAA